One stretch of Oncorhynchus clarkii lewisi isolate Uvic-CL-2024 chromosome 1, UVic_Ocla_1.0, whole genome shotgun sequence DNA includes these proteins:
- the LOC139415090 gene encoding armadillo-like helical domain containing protein 1, which produces MSTSKEQAAISKVLSFLQEWDHGNKTVRNRMLTVFVTQNTGKTCPELELEFAQVASLFLARLTAWMRLTYMFGTCLGLQLKAVGVFLSAASNHRYLIEFLEVGGVLTLLEILGQKQTKEEDKAEAIRLLQIVSNAGRKYKELICESYGVRAIAECLAKSKTEGTQETARALLESLAHGNPKYQNQVYRGLIALLTCISPKAQQLVLQTLRIVQDIVKEAHPSIVGPLLNLLRSLHLEVQYEAIELITDLRQYEVRPALLTGLVDLLKPATEGMQTYKILEDPEMTKMTESLPVYVQQAASAKALRLLAQGSQELSQQLLPLRVVHHLMYAMGNQEHADAQRQASLALEHFVRTYPVVEEHVRRTMGINLFAAFMHKPETFYMTMDEIQADILLSNKVNISEVLEHQSSED; this is translated from the exons ATGTCCACAAGCAAGGAACAAGCAGCTATCAGTAAAGTTCTGAGTTTCCTTCAAGAGTGGGATCATGGCAACAAGACGGTGCGCAACCGCATGCTGACCGTTTTTGTGACTCAAAACACTGGAAAGACTTGCCCTGAGTTAGAACTGGAATTCGCACAGGTTGCCAGTCTCTTTCTGGCTCGGCTCACCGCCTGGATGAGGCTGAC CTACATGTTCGGAACATGCTTAGGTCTTCAACTGAAAGCAGTTGGAGTGTTTCTCTCTGCAGCTAGCAa TCATCGTTATCTCATAGAGTTCCTGGAGGTTGGAGGGGTCCTAACCCTCCTGGAGATCTTAGGTCAGAAACAGACCAAGGAGGAGGACAAGGCAGAGGCCATTCGGCTGCTTCAGATAGTCTCCAACGCTGGACGCAAGTACAAAGAGCTAATCTGCGAAAGCTATG GTGTGAGAGCCATTGCAGAGTGTCTGGCCAAGTCCAAGACAGAGGGGACCCAAGAGACAGCACGGGCCCTGTTGGAGTCCCTGGCCCATGGAAACCCCAAATACCAGAACCAGGTGTACAGAGGTCTGATTGCCCTGCTGACCTGTATCTCGCCCAAGGCCCAGCAACTGGTCTTGCAGACCCTCCGCATAGTACAA GACATAGTGAAGGAAGCCCACCCCAGCATCGTGGGACCTCTGTTGAATTTGTTGAGGTCCCTGCATTTGGAGGTGCAATATGAGG ctatTGAGCTGATCACAGATCTCAGGCAGTATGAGGTCAGACCGGCGCTGCTCACAGGTCTCGTAGATCTGCTCAAACCGGCTACGGAGGGAATGCAGACATACAAGATCCTGGAAG ACCCAGAAATGACCAAGATGACTGAATCCCTGCCAGTGTATGTCCAACAAGCTGCGTCAGCCAAAGCTTTAAG GTTGCTTGCTCAGGGGAGTCAGGAGCTGTCCCAGCAACTGCTTCCTCTCAGAGTGGTGCACCACTTGATGTATGCTATGGGAAACCAGGAGCATGCTGACGCCCAGAGACAGGCCAGCCTGGCGCTGGAG CATTTTGTCCGTACATACCCAGTGGTGGAGGAGCATGTACGCAGAACCATGGGTATCAATCTGTTTGCAGCCTTCATG CACAAACCTGAGACTTTCTACATGACGATGGATGAAATTCAAGCAGATATCCTGTTATCAAATAAAGTCAACATTTCGGAAG TTTTGGAGCACCAGAGCTCagaagactga